The Geminocystis sp. M7585_C2015_104 genome contains a region encoding:
- a CDS encoding DegT/DnrJ/EryC1/StrS family aminotransferase: MEIPILDLKPQYQLLKPEIDRAIASVLESTQFILGPEVEALEREVAQYLGVKHAIGVNSGTDALIIALRALKIGKGDEVITSPFSFYATAEAISQVGATPVFADIHPTTFNLDVSNIIPKINEKTRAIMPVHLYGKPAAMGAIKEIADKYNLFIVEDCAQAFGAVYYGDCLDCQGSCNGQLIGKYVGTIGDVGAFSFYPTKNLGAYGDGGMIVTNSDEIAELARMLRVHGARKNYHNEMLGYNSRLDSLQACILRVKLKYIDQWNQQRRKIAETYNQLLANVDSIVLPKITKGHVFHQYTIRILNDRRDELKDYLAKNGIGTMIYYPRPIDQLPVYKNYYQPSPIADKLAKEVLSLPIYPELSRDKVEFVAEKIRDFF, encoded by the coding sequence ATGGAAATTCCTATTCTCGATTTGAAGCCTCAATATCAGTTGCTTAAACCAGAAATAGACAGGGCTATAGCCTCCGTATTAGAATCAACCCAGTTCATATTAGGGCCAGAAGTAGAGGCACTAGAAAGAGAAGTCGCCCAATACCTGGGAGTGAAACACGCTATCGGGGTAAATTCCGGCACCGATGCCCTAATAATAGCCTTGAGGGCCCTGAAAATAGGCAAAGGCGACGAGGTAATCACTTCTCCCTTTTCCTTCTACGCCACTGCTGAAGCCATTAGCCAGGTCGGTGCTACGCCTGTATTCGCAGATATCCACCCCACAACTTTCAACCTGGATGTTAGTAATATTATCCCCAAAATTAACGAGAAGACTAGGGCTATTATGCCAGTACATCTCTATGGCAAACCTGCAGCAATGGGTGCTATTAAAGAAATCGCAGATAAATACAACCTCTTTATAGTAGAAGACTGTGCTCAGGCTTTTGGGGCAGTATACTATGGAGATTGTTTAGATTGTCAGGGGAGTTGTAATGGACAACTAATAGGGAAATACGTTGGTACTATTGGAGATGTAGGGGCATTTTCCTTCTATCCTACCAAAAATCTGGGGGCCTATGGGGATGGTGGCATGATTGTCACCAATAGTGATGAAATTGCCGAGTTAGCCAGAATGTTAAGGGTACACGGAGCCAGAAAGAATTATCATAATGAAATGTTGGGTTATAATTCCCGTTTAGACAGTTTGCAGGCCTGTATTCTGCGGGTAAAATTAAAGTACATTGACCAGTGGAATCAACAAAGAAGAAAAATCGCAGAAACCTATAACCAATTATTGGCAAATGTGGATAGTATTGTCCTTCCAAAAATTACAAAAGGCCACGTGTTCCACCAATACACCATAAGGATTTTAAACGACAGAAGAGATGAATTGAAGGATTACCTAGCCAAAAATGGGATTGGCACCATGATTTACTACCCCCGGCCAATAGATCAATTACCAGTATATAAGAACTATTACCAACCAAGTCCTATTGCCGATAAACTAGCAAAAGAAGTCCTAAGTCTGCCCATATACCCTGAACTTTCCCGGGATAAAGTGGAATTCGTTGCGGAAAAAATAAGGGACTTTTTTTAA
- a CDS encoding ABC transporter ATP-binding protein yields the protein MEDTAVVVVSGVSKQFSPFSSPAVSEVSFELKKGEILGLLGPSGCGKTTLLRMIAGFEKPTAGFITIGGRIVAGNGFWVEPEKRNTGMVFQDYALFPHLNVAENIAFGLKTKRFRLGRSGIRERVGEILQLVGLTGLEKRYPHQLSGGQQQRVALARALAPQPELILLDEPLSNLDVQVRERLRHEIRSILKKSNTAAIFVTHDQEEAMAIADKIGVMRQGKLLQLGTPEEIYACPECRFVAEFVTQANFLPAIREGDWWCTELGKWQLNLPYDYTQGELMFRQEDTILKPDSQGLAIIEHREFLGREYRYCLQTPSGRRLHARTDVRIQIPVGARVQLDILPDTVRIFPYG from the coding sequence ATGGAAGATACAGCAGTTGTGGTAGTGTCGGGGGTAAGTAAACAATTTTCCCCATTTTCATCACCAGCAGTGTCAGAGGTGAGTTTTGAACTAAAAAAAGGGGAAATCTTGGGTTTGCTTGGGCCTTCTGGCTGTGGCAAGACTACCCTGTTAAGAATGATTGCGGGTTTTGAAAAGCCAACGGCGGGTTTTATCACCATAGGAGGAAGAATAGTTGCCGGTAATGGCTTTTGGGTGGAGCCGGAGAAAAGGAATACCGGTATGGTGTTCCAGGATTATGCCCTTTTCCCCCATCTCAACGTAGCGGAAAATATTGCCTTTGGTCTAAAAACAAAAAGATTTCGTCTAGGCCGGAGTGGAATAAGGGAAAGAGTTGGTGAAATTTTGCAACTAGTGGGACTGACAGGATTGGAAAAACGATACCCACACCAGTTGTCTGGGGGGCAACAGCAGCGGGTGGCCTTGGCCAGGGCCTTGGCGCCACAGCCGGAATTGATATTATTAGACGAGCCCTTGAGTAATTTAGATGTACAGGTGAGGGAAAGACTACGTCATGAAATCCGCTCCATTCTCAAAAAAAGCAACACTGCAGCCATTTTTGTCACCCATGATCAGGAGGAGGCTATGGCCATTGCCGATAAAATAGGAGTGATGCGACAGGGGAAACTATTACAGCTAGGCACACCAGAAGAAATATATGCCTGTCCGGAATGTCGTTTTGTAGCAGAATTTGTCACCCAGGCCAATTTTCTGCCGGCTATTAGAGAGGGAGACTGGTGGTGTACAGAATTAGGGAAATGGCAATTAAATCTCCCCTATGACTACACTCAGGGGGAGTTGATGTTTCGTCAAGAGGACACTATTTTAAAACCGGATTCTCAAGGGCTTGCCATAATCGAACACAGGGAGTTTTTGGGGAGGGAATATCGTTATTGTTTGCAAACCCCCTCGGGTAGGAGACTCCACGCCCGTACTGACGTAAGGATCCAAATTCCAGTGGGTGCGAGGGTACAGTTGGATATTCTCCCCGACACGGTACGTATTTTCCCTTATGGGTAG
- the rsmI gene encoding 16S rRNA (cytidine(1402)-2'-O)-methyltransferase: MSKNAVTGILYLVATPIGNLEDITLRAIRILKEVDLIAAEDTRQTAKLLRHYQISTPTVSYHEHNSKSRTPELLEKLKGGSNIALVTDAGTPTISDPGYDLVRECVASKIQIVPIPGAMAGITALIASGLPCDRFCFEGFLPLKRKERELRLVQLQGETRTIIFYEAPHRLVTTLMDLQKHFGIDRPLVVARELTKIHEEFWHGTIAEAIQLYQDKSPRGEYVLVVAGKTQEEKRSMTAAEIMAEMEKLREEGLSRKEAAQKIAQKANMSPREVYQLSIKEKS; encoded by the coding sequence ATGAGCAAAAATGCTGTGACAGGGATTTTATATTTGGTGGCAACCCCCATCGGGAATCTGGAAGATATTACCCTTCGGGCAATTAGAATACTAAAAGAGGTGGATTTGATAGCAGCAGAGGATACTAGACAAACGGCAAAACTGCTGAGACATTATCAGATTTCTACCCCCACTGTAAGCTACCATGAACACAATAGTAAAAGTCGTACCCCCGAATTGTTAGAAAAATTAAAGGGAGGTTCAAATATTGCCCTGGTGACTGATGCTGGCACCCCCACCATTTCAGATCCAGGCTATGATTTAGTGAGAGAGTGTGTCGCTTCTAAAATTCAGATTGTACCAATACCAGGGGCAATGGCAGGAATAACTGCCCTGATTGCCTCCGGTTTGCCCTGTGACAGATTTTGTTTTGAAGGCTTCTTGCCACTAAAGAGAAAAGAACGTGAGCTGCGGCTGGTACAATTACAAGGGGAAACTAGGACAATAATCTTTTACGAGGCGCCTCATAGACTCGTTACCACCCTCATGGATTTGCAGAAACATTTTGGCATTGACCGCCCCCTTGTAGTGGCCCGGGAGTTAACTAAAATACATGAAGAGTTCTGGCATGGGACGATAGCAGAGGCCATTCAATTATATCAAGATAAATCCCCAAGAGGTGAATATGTTCTGGTGGTTGCCGGGAAAACACAAGAAGAAAAGAGGAGCATGACAGCGGCAGAAATAATGGCAGAAATGGAAAAACTAAGAGAAGAAGGCCTAAGCAGAAAAGAAGCGGCCCAGAAAATAGCCCAAAAAGCCAATATGTCGCCACGGGAAGTCTATCAGCTGTCTATTAAGGAAAAAAGTTAA
- the gap gene encoding type I glyceraldehyde-3-phosphate dehydrogenase, with protein sequence MSVVRIGINGFGRIGRLVFRAAINNPKVEFVGINDLVPPDNIAYLLKYDSTHGRFPGEVEAKEDGIRVNGQFIPCYSIRNPEELPWGKIGADYIVESTGVFTDYEGAKKHLTAGAKKVVISAPTKTPDLVPTLLVGVNHHTYEPEKHHIVSNASCTTNCLAPIAKVLDDHFGIVEGLMTTVHAMTATQPTVDGPSKKDFRGGRGASQNIIPSSTGAAKAVGLVLPHLKGKLTGMAFRVPVADVSVVDLTVRTEKATSYQEICEKMKEASEGELKGILGYTEEPVVSSDFIGDSHSSIFDASAGIELSPNFFKIIAWYDNEWGYSQRMVDLILSMAAKDQQG encoded by the coding sequence ATGTCTGTAGTAAGAATAGGCATCAACGGCTTTGGCAGAATAGGCAGACTGGTATTTCGTGCTGCCATCAACAACCCTAAGGTGGAATTTGTGGGAATTAATGACTTGGTGCCCCCCGACAACATTGCCTACCTTCTTAAATACGATTCCACCCATGGACGTTTTCCCGGAGAAGTAGAAGCCAAGGAAGACGGCATTAGGGTTAATGGCCAATTCATCCCCTGTTACTCCATCCGCAACCCAGAAGAGTTGCCCTGGGGAAAAATTGGGGCAGACTATATTGTGGAATCCACAGGTGTCTTTACAGACTACGAAGGGGCAAAAAAACACCTTACAGCAGGCGCCAAAAAAGTGGTAATATCCGCACCCACTAAGACGCCAGATTTAGTGCCCACCCTGTTGGTGGGTGTTAACCATCATACCTATGAGCCGGAAAAACACCACATAGTATCCAACGCCAGCTGTACCACCAACTGTTTGGCACCCATCGCCAAGGTGCTAGATGACCATTTTGGTATAGTAGAAGGGCTAATGACTACAGTCCATGCCATGACGGCTACCCAGCCTACTGTAGATGGCCCCAGTAAAAAGGATTTTAGGGGTGGAAGGGGTGCCAGTCAAAATATAATCCCCTCCTCCACCGGCGCCGCCAAGGCAGTAGGACTAGTTTTGCCCCACCTGAAAGGAAAACTCACCGGCATGGCCTTCAGAGTGCCTGTGGCGGACGTGTCAGTGGTAGACTTGACGGTTAGGACAGAAAAAGCCACCAGCTACCAGGAAATCTGTGAGAAAATGAAAGAAGCCTCCGAAGGCGAGCTCAAAGGAATTCTGGGTTATACTGAAGAACCAGTAGTATCCTCCGACTTCATTGGCGATTCCCATTCCAGCATCTTCGATGCCAGTGCCGGCATAGAATTAAGTCCTAATTTCTTCAAGATAATAGCCTGGTATGACAATGAATGGGGATATTCCCAACGGATGGTGGATTTAATCTTGTCCATGGCTGCAAAGGACCAACAGGGCTAA
- the clpS gene encoding ATP-dependent Clp protease adapter ClpS: MATQVIQTPATKSDTQKKHHPGYRVLLHNDDYNTMEYVVQVLMEVVGLSEPQAVSVMMEAHTNGIALVTVCALEHAEFYCEGLRRKGLTSTIEPAE, translated from the coding sequence ATGGCCACTCAGGTAATTCAAACTCCCGCTACTAAGTCTGACACCCAGAAAAAACACCATCCCGGCTACCGTGTACTACTACACAATGATGACTATAACACAATGGAATATGTAGTACAGGTGTTGATGGAGGTGGTGGGGCTAAGTGAGCCCCAGGCAGTTAGTGTGATGATGGAAGCCCACACCAACGGCATCGCCCTGGTTACCGTGTGTGCCTTGGAGCATGCCGAGTTTTACTGTGAGGGCCTTAGGAGAAAAGGCCTTACTAGCACCATCGAACCCGCCGAGTAG
- a CDS encoding CPBP family intramembrane metalloprotease: protein MDRLFSPVLRKKPVAVRLGVFLIVLVWLWLPFLLVSYLIINPKNNSLYGIFSLSTLLILFLVIVTRWGKCVYGKNNIFACYGLIFSSENFGLLLLGIISGFGATFGLFFTEYVLGWIEFRIPSLPVLQLSIEGFISAITVGLGEELFFRGFVLWELERDFSAPVSANLNALIFALSHFIKPPGEVLRTIVTFPALYILGMILVKVKRQHHNLLGMSIGLHSGLVWAYYIVNVGRIVVYKNQAPLWITGIDNNPIAGIMGISFLLLLGYLLTRR from the coding sequence ATTGACAGATTATTTTCGCCTGTCCTCAGAAAAAAGCCCGTAGCAGTCAGACTAGGAGTTTTTCTAATAGTCCTAGTTTGGCTGTGGTTGCCCTTTCTGCTAGTTTCTTATCTTATTATAAACCCAAAAAATAACAGTCTCTACGGCATCTTCAGTCTGTCCACTCTTCTGATTCTTTTTTTAGTTATTGTCACTCGCTGGGGCAAATGTGTTTACGGAAAAAACAACATATTCGCTTGTTATGGCTTAATATTCTCTTCTGAGAATTTTGGTTTATTGTTGTTAGGAATAATATCAGGTTTTGGGGCAACTTTTGGATTATTTTTCACGGAATATGTGCTAGGATGGATTGAATTTAGGATTCCCTCTTTACCAGTTTTGCAACTATCAATAGAGGGTTTTATAAGTGCAATAACGGTGGGGCTGGGAGAGGAATTGTTCTTCCGCGGCTTTGTATTGTGGGAGTTGGAACGAGATTTCTCAGCCCCAGTTTCAGCTAATTTAAATGCCCTGATTTTTGCCCTCTCCCACTTCATAAAACCCCCAGGGGAAGTTTTGCGCACCATTGTCACTTTCCCGGCTTTGTATATCCTGGGAATGATTCTGGTAAAGGTAAAACGGCAACACCACAACCTCTTGGGGATGAGTATTGGCCTTCATAGTGGTTTGGTATGGGCCTATTACATAGTTAACGTGGGGCGAATTGTGGTATATAAGAACCAAGCACCCCTCTGGATAACGGGCATCGACAACAACCCCATCGCCGGCATTATGGGAATCTCCTTCCTTCTCCTCCTGGGTTATCTCCTCACTAGAAGGTAG
- a CDS encoding SLBB domain-containing protein, which yields MLPMYNLSKLRVLTLTLLLLLNPLEYAKAQRVSGKPQTTQPAASGNRGGFDRLAERFPYTLDAGDVIALDIFNVPEYSKEYPVLVDGSVSLPLLGRIPVANLTLAEVEQLLTREYTTRGYLKNPIIRANLVKPRPITVAMVGEIRTPGSYSIPFVEGSKEGGMGGIKFPDLITALRLANGINASADTRNVRIIRRYKGQDYTIIVSLWEFLQNGDLTQNIILRDGDRIIVPSVKEVNPREVLRVATANFSANLSIPITISIVGEVNRPGPYTLTGDDVRASNLGDTLSFQSTSVVNQQSLAGIPTATRAIKTAGGLTAKADIRNIEVRRTLPSGEEQVIKVDLWQLLQTGDFTADALLQDGDRIIVPTAPAVREDEVRQIAVASFSPNRINVNVIGEVKNPGLKELPPNVSLQQAILAAGGFDNRRANDRTVRLLRLNPNGTVTEKTVKVDFSAPLNEETNPPLLNNDIIFVDRSGLAMASDSIAKVLDPFAQVLSIITGTLSLIDRF from the coding sequence ATGCTGCCCATGTACAACTTGAGCAAGTTAAGGGTTTTGACGCTGACACTGCTTCTGCTTTTGAATCCCCTGGAATATGCCAAAGCACAACGGGTATCCGGCAAACCACAAACTACACAGCCAGCTGCCAGTGGTAACAGAGGGGGATTTGACCGTCTGGCAGAAAGATTCCCCTATACCCTGGATGCGGGGGATGTAATCGCCCTAGATATTTTCAACGTGCCTGAGTATAGCAAAGAATACCCCGTACTGGTGGACGGGAGTGTAAGTCTACCCCTCCTCGGGCGCATCCCCGTTGCCAACCTGACTCTCGCTGAGGTGGAACAATTACTTACCCGAGAATACACCACCCGTGGCTATCTCAAAAACCCCATCATCAGGGCAAATCTGGTAAAGCCGAGGCCCATCACTGTAGCCATGGTGGGAGAAATTAGAACCCCCGGCTCCTATTCTATCCCCTTCGTAGAAGGAAGTAAAGAGGGTGGCATGGGGGGAATTAAATTCCCTGATTTGATTACTGCCCTTCGTCTAGCTAACGGCATTAACGCCTCCGCAGATACCAGAAATGTCCGTATCATCCGTCGCTACAAGGGGCAAGACTATACCATTATTGTTAGTCTCTGGGAGTTTTTGCAAAATGGCGACTTGACTCAGAATATTATCCTCAGAGATGGCGATCGCATTATAGTACCCAGTGTAAAAGAGGTAAACCCCAGGGAAGTGTTAAGGGTAGCCACCGCCAACTTCTCCGCAAACCTCAGTATCCCTATTACAATCAGCATAGTGGGAGAGGTAAATCGTCCTGGCCCCTATACCCTCACAGGAGACGACGTGCGCGCCAGCAATCTGGGGGATACTCTCTCCTTCCAAAGCACTAGTGTCGTCAACCAGCAAAGTTTGGCCGGCATCCCCACCGCCACCAGGGCAATAAAAACCGCCGGGGGATTGACAGCTAAAGCGGACATCCGTAACATAGAGGTAAGACGGACACTCCCCAGCGGAGAAGAACAAGTAATCAAAGTTGACCTCTGGCAATTGTTACAAACTGGGGATTTTACCGCTGATGCCCTGCTGCAAGATGGAGATCGCATTATAGTGCCCACCGCCCCCGCCGTTAGAGAAGATGAGGTGAGACAGATAGCCGTGGCGAGTTTCTCCCCCAACCGTATTAATGTCAATGTGATTGGCGAGGTTAAAAATCCCGGATTGAAAGAGTTGCCACCTAATGTGAGTCTGCAACAGGCAATACTAGCAGCCGGTGGCTTTGACAATCGCCGCGCCAATGATAGGACAGTTAGGCTGTTACGTCTCAATCCCAATGGGACAGTCACAGAGAAGACTGTGAAGGTGGATTTTAGTGCCCCCCTCAATGAGGAAACTAATCCCCCCCTCTTGAACAATGATATTATCTTTGTAGACCGTTCCGGACTGGCAATGGCCTCTGATAGTATAGCCAAAGTACTTGACCCCTTTGCCCAGGTTTTGAGTATAATTACTGGAACCCTCTCTCTCATCGACCGCTTCTAG
- a CDS encoding phycobiliprotein lyase — MDGLTFFQKSAGRWLSQRTTHHLPFRRAETGGSKITVETLEAGHPKIVELCQMHSFDPSLAVGGSYVTWDGTMEWDRDNENHKGETVFALIPESEDGRRGKLLRERGYAEVVPVAGEYYLDHEDALVLTTEYETMKIYERFWFVSPQVRLRTSTVQRFGGFNTATFCIEVREEEEEKIPEGEVKPFFNTPAITGW; from the coding sequence ATGGACGGCTTGACATTTTTCCAAAAAAGTGCAGGAAGGTGGCTCTCTCAAAGGACAACTCATCATTTGCCTTTTAGAAGGGCAGAAACAGGGGGCTCTAAAATAACAGTAGAAACCCTAGAGGCTGGACATCCGAAAATAGTGGAGCTATGTCAAATGCACTCTTTTGATCCCTCTTTGGCGGTTGGGGGTTCCTATGTCACATGGGATGGCACAATGGAATGGGACAGAGACAACGAAAACCACAAGGGGGAGACGGTATTTGCTTTGATTCCCGAGTCGGAAGATGGCAGGAGGGGAAAACTGTTAAGGGAAAGAGGGTATGCGGAAGTAGTGCCGGTGGCAGGGGAGTATTATTTGGATCATGAGGATGCGCTGGTTTTGACCACTGAATACGAAACCATGAAAATATATGAGAGATTCTGGTTTGTTTCCCCCCAGGTACGACTGCGTACAAGCACAGTACAAAGGTTTGGGGGATTCAACACAGCCACCTTCTGTATTGAGGTAAGAGAGGAGGAGGAGGAAAAGATACCGGAGGGTGAGGTGAAACCCTTTTTCAACACGCCGGCTATTACTGGGTGGTAG
- a CDS encoding tetratricopeptide repeat protein gives MFEEIAAAIEAGDYQKAKSLMAQIALSADNPWCGYYRALIVEKEGDLELAESQYRQIIKDNVFCEPKLLKNIRDALERILQAKRAREEEKKQEFQAIENSEELAVLILEPVAPEERQNIAQALAKIMKLDTYTARLQIPTRSWRLFKTGSFGDLSYYQFRLRQKGIPCFCHPVSLVNKLPIYQVAYIEESTENCLLTTVIKEGEEAEEKLNFLWDKINNIVLGLLPIFELTTHVDAKGQIQRKISTLDYVNLCDLHLIQENVILRLSDNSYEFSRGIQLTEAGKTNQEKWRNLMKYIKEKTPSAKIWNDFTPFGEGAVNFSEMLKQITSHINIFRREESVWDEAFQLYSGLIFLQTSSAKRDNI, from the coding sequence ATGTTTGAGGAAATTGCTGCTGCTATAGAAGCCGGAGACTACCAAAAAGCCAAGTCTTTAATGGCACAAATTGCCCTGAGTGCAGATAATCCCTGGTGCGGGTATTATCGAGCATTAATTGTAGAAAAAGAGGGAGATTTGGAGTTAGCAGAGAGTCAGTATCGTCAAATTATTAAAGACAATGTTTTTTGCGAACCAAAACTGCTAAAAAATATTCGGGATGCCCTTGAGAGAATTTTACAAGCAAAAAGGGCAAGAGAGGAGGAAAAGAAACAGGAGTTTCAGGCCATTGAAAATAGTGAGGAGTTGGCAGTGCTAATTTTAGAACCAGTTGCCCCCGAAGAGAGGCAAAATATTGCGCAGGCCCTGGCTAAAATCATGAAATTGGATACCTACACTGCCAGGCTACAAATCCCTACTCGAAGCTGGCGTCTTTTTAAGACGGGTAGTTTTGGGGATTTAAGTTATTACCAATTCAGACTGCGACAAAAGGGTATTCCCTGTTTTTGTCATCCCGTTAGTCTTGTTAATAAGCTCCCGATATATCAAGTGGCATATATAGAAGAATCAACAGAAAATTGCTTGCTTACCACTGTCATTAAAGAGGGAGAAGAGGCCGAGGAAAAACTCAATTTTCTTTGGGATAAAATCAACAATATCGTATTGGGATTACTCCCCATATTCGAGCTGACTACCCATGTGGATGCCAAGGGTCAAATCCAGAGAAAAATTTCTACTTTGGACTATGTTAACCTATGCGACTTGCACCTAATCCAGGAGAATGTGATACTGCGTTTAAGTGATAATTCATATGAATTCAGCCGGGGCATTCAACTGACAGAAGCCGGTAAGACTAATCAGGAGAAATGGAGAAATCTGATGAAATATATCAAGGAGAAAACCCCTTCTGCCAAAATTTGGAATGATTTCACCCCCTTTGGGGAGGGGGCTGTCAACTTTTCGGAGATGCTAAAACAGATAACATCCCACATAAACATTTTCCGGCGGGAAGAGTCTGTTTGGGATGAGGCTTTTCAACTGTATAGTGGCCTAATTTTCCTGCAAACCTCGTCTGCCAAACGTGATAACATATAA